A region of Saccharococcus thermophilus DNA encodes the following proteins:
- the spoIVA gene encoding stage IV sporulation protein A yields MEKVDIFKDIAERTGGDIYLGVVGAVRTGKSTFIKRFMELVVIPNIKNEADKARTQDELPQSAAGKTIMTTEPKFVPNQAVTVKVDEGLEVNIRLVDCVGYAVPGAKGYEDENGPRMIHTPWYEEPIPFQEAAEIGTRKVIQEHSTIGVVITTDGSIGEIPRHDYVEAEERVINELKEVGKPFIMIINTVRPHHPETEALRRELAEKYDIPVLAISVESMRESDVYSVLREALYEFPVLEVNVNLPSWVMVLREDHWLRESYQEAVRDTVKDIKRLRDVDRVVQQFSEYDFIEKASLAGIEMGQGIAEIDLYAPDELYDQILKEIVGVEIRGKDHLLQLMQDFAHAKAEYDQIADALKMVKQTGYGIAAPALSDMSLDEPEIIRQGSRFGVRLKAVAPSIHMIKVDVESEFAPIIGTEKQSEELVRYLMQDFEDDPLSIWNSDIFGRSLSSIVREGIQAKLALMPENARYKLKETLERIINEGSGGLIAIIL; encoded by the coding sequence TTGGAAAAAGTCGATATTTTTAAAGATATCGCCGAGCGAACAGGTGGCGATATTTATTTAGGAGTAGTCGGTGCGGTACGAACCGGTAAATCGACTTTTATAAAAAGGTTTATGGAACTTGTCGTCATTCCAAATATTAAAAATGAAGCGGATAAAGCACGCACCCAAGATGAATTGCCACAAAGTGCTGCCGGGAAAACGATTATGACGACAGAGCCGAAATTTGTGCCAAACCAAGCAGTTACGGTAAAAGTTGACGAAGGATTGGAGGTAAATATCCGCCTTGTTGACTGCGTTGGCTATGCCGTCCCTGGCGCGAAAGGATATGAAGATGAAAACGGCCCGCGCATGATTCATACGCCATGGTACGAGGAGCCGATTCCATTCCAAGAAGCGGCGGAAATCGGTACAAGAAAAGTCATTCAAGAACATTCGACGATCGGTGTGGTCATTACGACGGACGGCTCGATCGGCGAGATTCCGCGCCATGATTATGTCGAAGCCGAGGAGCGCGTCATTAATGAATTAAAAGAAGTCGGCAAACCGTTTATTATGATTATTAATACGGTGCGCCCACATCATCCGGAAACAGAAGCGCTCCGTCGCGAGCTCGCGGAAAAATACGATATTCCGGTGCTAGCCATCAGCGTAGAAAGCATGAGAGAATCTGATGTGTATAGCGTGCTCCGTGAAGCATTATATGAATTTCCGGTATTAGAAGTGAATGTGAATTTACCGAGCTGGGTCATGGTGCTTCGCGAAGACCATTGGCTTCGCGAAAGCTATCAAGAAGCCGTTCGCGATACGGTAAAAGATATTAAACGATTGCGCGATGTCGACAGAGTCGTACAGCAATTTAGCGAATATGATTTTATTGAAAAAGCGAGCCTGGCTGGCATTGAAATGGGGCAGGGAATTGCCGAAATCGATTTATACGCGCCGGATGAATTGTATGATCAAATTTTAAAAGAAATTGTCGGCGTGGAAATTCGCGGAAAAGATCATTTATTGCAGCTCATGCAGGATTTTGCCCACGCGAAAGCGGAATACGATCAAATTGCCGATGCGTTAAAAATGGTGAAACAAACTGGTTACGGCATCGCAGCGCCGGCGCTTTCCGATATGAGCTTGGATGAACCGGAAATCATCCGCCAAGGCTCCCGCTTCGGTGTCCGCTTAAAAGCGGTAGCTCCGTCGATTCATATGATCAAAGTAGATGTCGAATCGGAATTTGCTCCAATCATCGGCACAGAAAAACAAAGCGAAGAACTCGTCCGCTATTTAATGCAAGATTTTGAGGATGACCCTCTCTCGATTTGGAATTCCGATATTTTCGGACGTTCACTCAGCTCGATTGTCCGCGAAGGAATTCAGGCAAAACTAGCGCTGATGCCGGAAAATGCTCGCTATAAACTAAAAGAAACGCTAGAGCGCATCATTAACGAAGGCTCCGGTGGATTAATTGCCATTATTTTGTAA
- a CDS encoding DUF2768 domain-containing protein, translating to MSPGLAKMWIAITSMVFMFISVASIYISRYKAKNKIIRFILAFIAYVLMILAGIIIIFVVFSGPTPK from the coding sequence ATGTCACCTGGCTTAGCAAAAATGTGGATTGCCATTACATCGATGGTATTTATGTTTATTTCCGTCGCTTCCATTTACATTAGCCGGTATAAGGCGAAAAATAAGATCATCCGTTTTATTTTGGCTTTCATCGCTTATGTTTTGATGATTTTGGCAGGAATTATTATTATTTTTGTTGTTTTTAGCGGCCCTACACCAAAATAA
- a CDS encoding NAD(P)H-dependent glycerol-3-phosphate dehydrogenase — translation MEQIAVLGAGSWGTALALVLADNGHQVRLWGHRAEQIEEINQKRTNEKYLPGIQLPEGIVGYADLCQALDHIQTVVLAVPTKAIREVLRKVRDCIHEAITIVSVSKGIEPDTHKRVSEIVEEELGGLLKDVVVLSGPSHAEEVSLRHPTTVTVSAKNLEAAKRIQDLFMNHQYFRVYTNPDLIGVELGGALKNIIALAAGITDGLGYGDNAKAALITRGLAEIARLGCTLGANPLTFAGLTGVGDLIVTCTSVHSRNWRAGHLLGKGKKLDEVLESMGMVVEGVRTTKAAYQLAKKLGVKMPITEVLYEVLFDGKDPKDAVDSLMSRGKTQELDDLMNILLEPKQEK, via the coding sequence GTGGAACAAATTGCAGTGTTAGGAGCGGGAAGCTGGGGGACAGCGCTTGCTCTTGTTCTCGCTGATAATGGGCATCAAGTGCGGCTTTGGGGACACCGTGCAGAACAAATCGAAGAAATAAATCAAAAACGAACGAATGAAAAATATTTGCCAGGCATTCAACTGCCGGAAGGAATCGTTGGGTATGCTGATCTTTGCCAGGCGTTAGACCATATTCAAACAGTGGTGCTGGCTGTGCCGACAAAGGCGATCCGCGAAGTGTTGCGAAAAGTGCGCGATTGTATTCATGAAGCGATTACGATCGTCTCAGTCAGTAAAGGAATTGAACCGGATACGCATAAGCGCGTTTCCGAAATTGTCGAAGAAGAACTGGGCGGGCTCTTAAAAGATGTTGTCGTTTTATCCGGACCGAGCCATGCTGAAGAAGTAAGCCTGCGCCATCCGACGACCGTAACCGTTTCTGCGAAAAACCTGGAGGCGGCGAAACGAATTCAAGATTTGTTTATGAACCATCAATACTTTCGGGTTTATACGAACCCTGATTTAATTGGGGTTGAACTAGGCGGAGCGCTGAAAAATATTATTGCGCTGGCAGCCGGCATTACGGATGGATTAGGATATGGGGATAATGCAAAAGCGGCCCTTATTACAAGAGGACTGGCCGAAATTGCCCGCTTAGGCTGCACGCTCGGCGCCAATCCGCTGACATTTGCCGGATTAACAGGCGTCGGCGACTTAATTGTCACCTGCACAAGCGTTCATTCGCGCAACTGGCGTGCCGGGCATTTGCTAGGAAAAGGGAAAAAGCTTGATGAAGTGCTAGAAAGTATGGGAATGGTTGTAGAAGGGGTTAGAACGACGAAAGCAGCCTATCAGCTGGCGAAAAAGCTCGGGGTAAAAATGCCGATTACGGAAGTGCTTTATGAAGTGCTATTTGACGGAAAAGATCCAAAAGACGCAGTGGATTCGTTAATGTCGCGCGGAAAGACGCAAGAGCTGGATGATTTAATGAATATTTTGCTGGAACCGAAACAGGAAAAATAA
- the der gene encoding ribosome biogenesis GTPase Der, translated as MTNPVVAIVGRPNVGKSTIFNRIVGERISIVEDVPGVTRDRIYSSAEWLNHQFYLIDTGGIDIGDEPLLVQIRQQAEIAIDEADVIIFMTNGRDGVTAADEEVAKILHRSNKPVVLAVNKIDNPEMRDLIYDFYVLGFGDPYPISGSHGTGLGDLLDAVVRHFPKRSQEEYEEDVIKFCLIGRPNVGKSSLVNAILGEERVIVSDIAGTTRDAVDTTFVREGQEYVIIDTAGMRKRGKIYESTEKYSVLRALKAIERSDVVLVVLNAEEGIIEQDKKIAGYAHEAGRGVIIVVNKWDAIEKDDKTLIEFERKIRDHFPFLDYAPILFVSAKTKQRLHKLLPLVRMVSENHALRVQTNVLNEVIMDAVAMNPTPTHNGRRLKIYYMTQVAVKPPTFVVFVNDPELMHFSYERFLENRIRDAFGFEGTPIKIIARPRK; from the coding sequence ATGACCAATCCAGTCGTGGCCATTGTTGGCCGTCCGAATGTCGGAAAATCAACGATTTTTAACCGCATTGTCGGTGAACGTATTTCCATCGTCGAGGATGTGCCCGGGGTAACTCGCGACAGAATTTACAGCAGTGCAGAATGGCTGAACCATCAATTTTATTTAATTGATACAGGCGGAATCGATATTGGCGATGAGCCGCTTTTAGTGCAAATTCGCCAACAGGCGGAAATTGCGATCGATGAAGCGGATGTCATTATTTTTATGACAAACGGCCGCGACGGCGTAACGGCAGCGGATGAAGAAGTGGCGAAAATTTTGCATCGTTCGAACAAGCCAGTCGTTCTTGCCGTCAATAAAATTGATAACCCGGAAATGCGCGATTTGATTTACGATTTTTATGTGCTCGGGTTTGGCGACCCATATCCGATTTCCGGCTCGCACGGAACAGGGCTTGGCGATTTATTGGACGCAGTCGTCCGCCATTTTCCGAAACGAAGCCAAGAAGAATATGAAGAAGACGTGATCAAGTTTTGTTTAATTGGGAGACCGAACGTCGGGAAATCGTCGCTTGTTAACGCGATTTTAGGGGAAGAGCGCGTTATTGTCAGCGATATTGCGGGGACGACAAGAGATGCTGTCGACACAACATTTGTGCGCGAAGGACAAGAATATGTTATTATTGACACAGCAGGAATGAGAAAAAGAGGGAAAATTTATGAAAGCACCGAAAAATACAGTGTGTTGCGCGCGCTGAAAGCGATTGAACGTTCGGATGTCGTTCTTGTCGTCTTAAACGCGGAAGAAGGCATTATCGAGCAAGATAAAAAGATTGCCGGATACGCTCATGAAGCAGGACGCGGTGTCATTATTGTCGTCAATAAATGGGACGCCATTGAAAAAGATGACAAAACGTTGATTGAATTTGAACGGAAAATCCGTGACCACTTTCCGTTTTTGGACTATGCCCCGATCCTTTTCGTTTCGGCCAAAACAAAGCAGCGGTTGCATAAACTGTTGCCGCTTGTCCGCATGGTAAGCGAAAATCACGCGCTGCGCGTGCAAACAAACGTGCTGAACGAAGTGATTATGGATGCCGTGGCGATGAATCCAACTCCAACGCATAACGGGCGGCGCTTAAAAATTTATTACATGACGCAAGTAGCTGTAAAACCGCCAACGTTTGTCGTTTTTGTCAACGATCCGGAACTGATGCATTTCTCCTACGAACGCTTTTTAGAAAACCGCATCCGCGACGCATTCGGTTTTGAAGGGACGCCGATCAAAATCATCGCCAGACCAAGGAAATAA
- a CDS encoding YphA family membrane protein, with the protein MKIAQLQLSCYFVAKQTRWQLLYMVIASLTIAFAYTSFQLLVLFDPVWIWMDRTWMLAMVLVILCFLFYENIRSRLLCLVIGGCQGEMLYSIISQKISLSSIIGSFSFLDTMSVSASCILIWALFEQIPVYVDSKKQIKGTRQP; encoded by the coding sequence ATGAAAATTGCTCAACTACAGTTATCTTGTTATTTTGTCGCAAAACAAACTCGCTGGCAGCTTTTATATATGGTGATCGCCTCTCTAACCATTGCCTTTGCCTACACATCTTTTCAATTGCTCGTTCTCTTTGATCCGGTGTGGATATGGATGGATCGCACATGGATGCTGGCAATGGTGTTAGTCATCCTATGCTTTTTATTTTACGAAAATATTCGTTCACGTTTACTATGTTTAGTTATTGGCGGCTGCCAAGGAGAGATGTTATATTCCATTATTTCTCAAAAAATATCATTGTCATCTATCATTGGCTCTTTTTCTTTTTTAGACACCATGTCCGTCAGTGCTTCCTGCATATTGATTTGGGCGCTTTTCGAACAGATTCCGGTGTATGTCGATAGCAAAAAACAAATAAAGGGAACAAGACAGCCATAA
- a CDS encoding IS701 family transposase: MNRLPHHQGIDKFFAMLGLALYFSKPVMKHLIHIIDALTTKGFAGTLTDLHHESFHPNHRTTLSHFFTKSPWDEEILLRKLQQWMLRHVERTAKRENHPIFVSIDDTICRKTKPSSQAKHAIEGCNWHYSHADKKSIWGHSLVWLMVHTMTQAFPFAFRLYDKADGKSKGQWAIEMLSSLDVHGSVYVLMDSWYPSKTLVEACLKKGFHVIAMLKTNRVLYPKGIAIQAKQFARYIEPEDTHLVTVGEERYRVYRYEGALKGLDDAVVLLAWKADQPMTPEHLHCVLSTDRELSDEEILRYYAQRWSIECFFRQAKDQLKLDGYRVRQRRAVKRYWILVQLAYVYSMVESNSDFSTGLDFLRKKKGHSLVEFIYDAAKQDIPIDVVKKQLHVA, encoded by the coding sequence ATGAATAGACTACCACATCACCAAGGAATCGACAAGTTTTTCGCAATGTTGGGGCTGGCCCTTTATTTCTCTAAGCCGGTCATGAAGCATCTCATTCATATTATCGATGCGCTGACAACGAAAGGATTTGCGGGAACCTTGACCGATCTGCATCACGAGAGCTTTCATCCCAACCATCGAACGACACTGAGCCATTTTTTCACGAAAAGCCCTTGGGATGAAGAAATCTTGCTTCGCAAACTCCAGCAGTGGATGCTTCGTCATGTGGAACGAACGGCCAAGCGAGAGAATCACCCCATTTTTGTTTCGATCGATGATACGATCTGCCGAAAAACGAAGCCTTCGTCACAGGCGAAACACGCTATTGAAGGGTGTAATTGGCATTATTCTCACGCGGACAAAAAGTCGATTTGGGGACACTCTCTCGTCTGGCTCATGGTTCATACGATGACGCAAGCCTTTCCCTTTGCGTTTCGCCTCTACGACAAGGCGGATGGGAAAAGCAAGGGTCAATGGGCCATCGAGATGCTTTCTTCTTTGGATGTGCACGGTTCTGTTTATGTGCTGATGGATTCTTGGTACCCATCGAAAACACTCGTGGAAGCCTGCCTGAAAAAAGGATTCCACGTCATTGCGATGCTCAAGACGAATCGGGTTCTCTATCCAAAAGGCATTGCGATCCAAGCCAAGCAGTTTGCACGCTACATCGAACCGGAAGACACCCATCTCGTCACGGTGGGAGAAGAGCGTTATCGCGTGTATCGCTACGAGGGAGCGCTGAAAGGTCTCGATGATGCCGTTGTGTTGTTGGCTTGGAAAGCCGATCAGCCGATGACACCTGAACATCTTCACTGCGTCTTGAGCACCGACCGGGAGCTAAGCGATGAAGAGATCTTGCGCTACTATGCCCAGCGTTGGTCGATCGAATGCTTTTTTCGACAAGCGAAAGACCAGCTGAAGCTCGATGGGTACCGCGTTCGTCAACGTCGGGCGGTGAAACGGTATTGGATCTTGGTGCAACTCGCTTATGTGTACAGTATGGTCGAATCCAACAGCGATTTCTCTACCGGGCTTGACTTCCTTCGAAAGAAGAAAGGACATAGCCTCGTGGAGTTTATTTACGATGCAGCCAAACAAGATATTCCCATTGATGTCGTTAAAAAACAGCTTCATGTGGCATAA
- a CDS encoding YphA family membrane protein — MEGIYFYSFFWIIWIIATFFMKKSAWRTMLAAASLITIILSSISLYIDGFRITLSFFFLFFLSSVDEQIH; from the coding sequence ATGGAAGGTATTTATTTTTATTCTTTTTTTTGGATAATATGGATTATAGCGACTTTCTTTATGAAAAAAAGCGCTTGGCGGACAATGCTGGCAGCGGCGTCATTGATTACGATTATTCTTTCATCTATATCGTTATATATAGATGGGTTTCGCATAACGCTTTCTTTTTTCTTTCTTTTTTTCTTATCTTCTGTAGATGAGCAAATTCACTAA
- a CDS encoding YpzI family protein: MGKDRQEKKLKQSHRVESDRDQSLEYKGATRLEDSEAARKRNQH; encoded by the coding sequence ATGGGCAAAGACCGACAAGAAAAAAAGTTAAAACAATCACACCGCGTCGAATCTGACCGTGATCAATCTCTCGAATACAAAGGCGCGACGAGACTGGAAGACTCAGAAGCAGCGAGAAAACGAAACCAGCACTAA